Proteins encoded in a region of the Dethiobacter alkaliphilus AHT 1 genome:
- a CDS encoding peroxiredoxin family protein gives MSIEKKPAVGQKAPDFSLSAATQEEVALSSLQGKAVLLAFVSSSGUASCRAHLVQLRQKHADLQEAGVQIIALTPDNQEKISDLHRILKLPYPLLADPDKSAYEQYDLLEDKKIYGANFILDGQGVVRYAYRGVTPEDRPPLKELVEAGRAIAAGKKYE, from the coding sequence ATGAGTATTGAAAAAAAACCGGCAGTGGGGCAAAAAGCGCCGGATTTCAGTTTGTCAGCTGCCACGCAAGAAGAAGTTGCCCTTAGTTCACTGCAGGGAAAAGCGGTGCTATTGGCATTTGTAAGCAGCAGCGGCTGAGCATCCTGCCGGGCACACCTGGTGCAGTTGCGCCAGAAACATGCTGATTTGCAGGAGGCAGGAGTTCAGATTATAGCTTTGACGCCGGACAATCAGGAAAAAATATCAGATCTTCACAGGATTTTAAAGTTGCCTTATCCTCTGCTGGCGGATCCGGACAAATCCGCCTATGAACAGTATGATTTGCTAGAAGACAAGAAAATCTACGGTGCTAATTTTATCCTGGACGGCCAGGGGGTTGTCCGATATGCTTATCGTGGCGTAACACCGGAAGACCGTCCGCCTCTAAAGGAACTGGTGGAGGCCGGCAGAGCCATTGCTGCCGGAAAGAAATATGAATAA
- a CDS encoding peroxiredoxin family protein, translated as MNNKAQKGSMAPDFSLSDVYGKKMSFSDFRGRSVILVFMRHLG; from the coding sequence ATGAATAATAAGGCCCAGAAGGGTTCTATGGCTCCCGACTTTAGTTTGTCTGATGTCTACGGAAAAAAGATGAGCTTCAGTGATTTCCGCGGCCGTTCCGTTATTCTAGTGTTTATGCGCCATCTGGGCTGA
- a CDS encoding AhpC/TSA family protein: protein MLGRAHLAQLRQQYGEIQHAGGEVVVVSFDDAGGVKKLIESHKLPFVFLLDPQREVYQLYGMMYKETGSIVTWKTVLAYLKLRFAGYPKSPPGKDVRQMGGDVVVDRDGIIRFLHRSQHPEDWPDVAELLTYLKQKLQNP from the coding sequence ATGCTGGGAAGAGCTCATCTGGCGCAGTTGCGCCAGCAGTACGGAGAAATCCAACACGCCGGCGGTGAAGTGGTGGTTGTAAGCTTTGACGACGCAGGCGGCGTGAAAAAGCTAATCGAATCACATAAACTGCCCTTTGTTTTTTTATTGGATCCGCAAAGGGAAGTATACCAACTATACGGTATGATGTATAAGGAAACCGGATCCATCGTAACCTGGAAAACGGTTTTAGCTTACCTGAAGCTGCGTTTTGCCGGATATCCCAAATCACCTCCGGGCAAAGACGTGCGGCAAATGGGTGGAGATGTGGTGGTGGACCGGGACGGAATCATCCGTTTCCTCCACCGCAGCCAGCATCCAGAAGACTGGCCCGATGTAGCAGAGCTTCTAACTTATCTAAAGCAAAAATTACAAAACCCTTAA
- a CDS encoding metal ABC transporter solute-binding protein, Zn/Mn family, with product MRKFLLVLISILILALALAGCAEQPAEGTTSEPEPEITVYTSFFVLYDFANQIGGDRVEVMNLLPPGVEPHDWEPTAQAMARLSDADVLLINGLELEPWVDKLIEGLDGNIKVVNTSEGIEPLTGYGGHSHDDDDDHGYDDDDNHGYDNDYGHDDDDDHGYDDLPDPHVWLDPLLALHQAEQIAGALIELDPEYEEVYLENLALFTARIEELDNEYREALTNLARHEFIVTHLSFAYLAERYGLEQVGISGLSPHAEPSPAQMAKIMDFAAEHDVRHIFQEPLVTSRLAEVLADDLGAEILELNPLEGLTEDELAAGEDYFSIMRRNLEQLKIALAE from the coding sequence ATGAGAAAATTTCTTTTGGTTCTAATTTCCATTTTAATACTTGCATTGGCACTGGCGGGCTGCGCTGAGCAGCCGGCAGAAGGTACAACTTCGGAGCCGGAGCCGGAAATTACAGTTTATACATCATTTTTTGTTCTTTATGATTTCGCAAATCAAATTGGCGGTGACCGTGTAGAAGTAATGAACCTATTGCCGCCCGGAGTGGAGCCTCATGACTGGGAACCTACGGCTCAGGCCATGGCCCGGCTGTCTGATGCCGATGTACTGCTGATCAACGGCCTCGAACTGGAGCCTTGGGTTGATAAGCTTATAGAAGGACTGGATGGCAATATTAAGGTGGTCAATACATCTGAAGGTATTGAGCCGTTAACCGGCTATGGAGGGCATAGCCATGATGATGACGATGACCATGGTTATGATGATGACGACAATCACGGCTATGACAATGATTACGGTCATGATGATGACGATGACCACGGCTATGATGATTTGCCCGACCCCCACGTATGGCTGGATCCTTTGCTGGCGCTGCATCAGGCTGAGCAAATTGCCGGTGCGCTTATTGAACTGGACCCGGAATACGAGGAGGTCTACCTTGAGAACCTGGCTTTGTTTACTGCCCGGATCGAAGAGCTGGACAATGAATACCGTGAAGCTCTGACAAATTTGGCAAGACATGAATTTATTGTTACCCATCTGTCCTTTGCTTATCTGGCAGAAAGATACGGTCTGGAACAGGTGGGTATAAGCGGACTTTCCCCCCATGCAGAACCAAGCCCGGCGCAGATGGCCAAAATCATGGACTTTGCCGCGGAGCACGACGTGCGTCATATCTTCCAGGAGCCATTGGTGACAAGCCGCCTGGCCGAAGTTCTGGCAGACGATCTGGGAGCAGAAATCCTGGAACTAAACCCCCTGGAGGGGTTAACGGAGGATGAGTTGGCGGCGGGTGAAGATTACTTTTCCATAATGCGCCGTAACCTGGAGCAGTTAAAAATTGCCCTGGCAGAATAG
- a CDS encoding metal ABC transporter ATP-binding protein, whose amino-acid sequence MGEPVLKLEHVFFHYGRRLVLDDINLTVTPGDFLGIVGPNGSGKSTLLKIVLGLLQPTAGSVSLFGQSRKNFRQWSRIGYVAQNSTAFNYGFPATVREVVMSGLTASLGLLRFAGARERRRVAEVLEQTGVADLQDRLIGELSGGQQQRVFIARALVSRPELLILDEPTVGVDVEAQERFYELLETLRSEAGMTLMMVSHDIGVVTEQVDNVACLNKKMFFHGSPADFLSQDTLTRVYGPAARILHHAH is encoded by the coding sequence ATGGGTGAACCGGTACTGAAGCTGGAGCATGTTTTTTTTCACTATGGCCGACGACTGGTGCTGGATGATATCAATTTAACAGTGACGCCCGGTGATTTTCTGGGCATTGTGGGACCTAACGGTTCCGGCAAAAGTACCCTTTTGAAAATCGTCCTGGGGCTTTTGCAGCCCACCGCCGGCAGTGTAAGCCTCTTTGGCCAAAGCCGCAAAAATTTTCGGCAATGGAGCCGTATCGGCTATGTTGCCCAGAATTCCACCGCCTTTAATTACGGCTTTCCTGCCACCGTGCGGGAGGTGGTGATGTCCGGACTCACCGCTTCCCTGGGGCTGCTGCGTTTTGCCGGCGCCCGGGAGCGCCGGCGTGTAGCCGAAGTGTTGGAGCAGACCGGAGTGGCTGATTTGCAGGACCGTTTAATCGGAGAGCTCTCCGGCGGACAGCAGCAGCGGGTCTTTATTGCCCGTGCCCTTGTTTCCCGTCCGGAGCTTCTGATCCTTGATGAGCCAACGGTGGGCGTGGATGTGGAGGCTCAGGAGCGCTTTTATGAGCTGCTGGAGACACTGCGCAGCGAAGCAGGCATGACGCTGATGATGGTGAGCCATGACATCGGTGTAGTGACAGAGCAGGTAGATAATGTGGCCTGTCTGAATAAAAAAATGTTTTTCCATGGATCTCCCGCCGACTTCTTATCCCAGGATACCCTAACCCGTGTCTACGGTCCTGCAGCACGGATTCTTCATCACGCCCACTGA
- a CDS encoding metal ABC transporter permease — MLEFWSYAFMQRAFHAGFVVAILCPTIGIFLVLRRLSMIGEMFAHVSLAGVALGIFTGTYPLASALGLSLVAAGGLEALRRTYRIFGDLAIAIMISVGISLAVVLISLSQAFNADLFSYLFGSVIAISRADLFLIRVIGVAVLLFVFLMHKELFFIAFDEEAARASGVRVDLVNMLFVAATALTIAVAMRVVGILLVSSLITVPVAAGLQVGKSFRATILYSYLFALTSVLLGLVVAYYADLAPGGSIVLIAVGLFVAAALCRRLMGIGGKKFVNTATVETFEREGL; from the coding sequence ATGTTAGAATTTTGGTCATATGCTTTTATGCAAAGAGCGTTTCATGCCGGCTTTGTGGTGGCCATTCTCTGTCCCACCATCGGTATTTTTCTGGTGCTCAGGCGCCTGTCCATGATAGGGGAGATGTTTGCCCACGTTTCCCTGGCCGGTGTGGCTTTGGGCATTTTTACCGGCACCTATCCATTGGCATCAGCGCTGGGTTTGTCCCTGGTGGCCGCCGGCGGGCTGGAGGCCCTGCGCCGGACCTACCGGATTTTTGGCGATTTGGCCATTGCCATTATGATATCGGTGGGTATCAGTTTGGCGGTGGTCCTGATCAGCCTCTCACAGGCTTTCAATGCGGACCTGTTTTCCTATCTCTTTGGCAGCGTAATAGCCATTTCCAGAGCGGATTTGTTTCTGATTCGTGTTATCGGGGTGGCAGTTTTGCTTTTTGTTTTTCTCATGCATAAGGAACTGTTTTTTATTGCCTTTGATGAAGAGGCGGCACGGGCTTCCGGTGTGCGCGTTGACCTGGTCAACATGCTCTTTGTGGCGGCCACCGCTTTAACCATCGCTGTAGCAATGCGCGTGGTGGGGATTTTACTGGTGTCCTCACTGATTACCGTGCCGGTGGCTGCTGGGCTGCAGGTGGGGAAAAGTTTTCGGGCCACCATTCTGTACTCATACCTGTTTGCTTTGACTTCTGTGCTGTTGGGGCTGGTGGTGGCCTATTATGCCGACCTGGCACCGGGCGGCAGTATCGTTTTGATTGCGGTGGGTTTGTTTGTGGCCGCCGCACTTTGCCGTAGATTAATGGGGATCGGGGGGAAGAAATTTGTCAACACCGCAACTGTTGAAACTTTTGAAAGAGAAGGGCTATAA
- a CDS encoding Fur family transcriptional regulator, with protein MSTPQLLKLLKEKGYKLTSQRRQIIEALRLTGRRASAREIYEALSKDNPHISMDTVYRNLRLLTEIGVVHQISLQSGAVFELDDKRHHHHLVCVDCEEVVCIPYCPEAKSYNEFAGSAGFEVLGHVFEVYGRCAACREKK; from the coding sequence TTGTCAACACCGCAACTGTTGAAACTTTTGAAAGAGAAGGGCTATAAGCTCACCAGCCAGCGCCGACAAATTATTGAAGCTTTGCGCCTCACAGGCCGCCGGGCTTCGGCACGGGAAATTTATGAGGCCCTCAGCAAAGATAACCCCCACATCAGTATGGATACGGTGTACCGCAATCTCAGGCTGTTAACGGAGATTGGGGTGGTACATCAGATTTCGCTGCAATCAGGTGCGGTGTTTGAATTAGATGATAAACGGCACCATCATCACCTGGTATGTGTTGACTGTGAAGAGGTGGTATGTATCCCCTATTGCCCTGAAGCCAAGTCATATAATGAATTTGCCGGCTCTGCCGGTTTTGAAGTCCTGGGTCATGTATTTGAAGTCTATGGCCGCTGTGCCGCCTGTCGGGAAAAAAAATAA
- a CDS encoding sodium:solute symporter family protein has product MNLGILTAIFAAYLGILIFFAYTGFKQTQNADDYLVAGRNVHPWVMALSYGAAFISTSAIIGFGGVAGMYGFSLLWLAFLNIILGVWIAFAFLGTKIRKMSAQLEVATFPSLLGSRYQSRFITVFAGLMIFVFMPAYTSIILIGGARFLQEAFVMNFNTALLILAVIVTVYVLTGGLKAVMYTDAFCASVMFLGMMALLIGTYNAVGGVVAGHRGLTALNDLVPESLTAMGHQGWTAMPQLGSPLWWTIVSTIIMGVGIGVLAQPQLAMRFMTVRENKSLYRAVMVGSVFIFFLVGTVYMVGPLSNLYFYNTQGIIAADVAQGNIDLIIPAFISSFMPEWFLYLFTLTLISAAISTLSALIHVQGTAFGRDILETMGVQMGKKGKSARLPQLGVMTGVVLAVTLAYILPGSIIARATAFWFGICAAGFLPTLVGALYWQRGTRLGAIASMVSGFSVSIFGFVFLHIAESEPFGIAMALFGRHALLPYPWTHVDPLLYALPVSAAMYIGVSLLTAPPAKEHLKRCF; this is encoded by the coding sequence TTGAATCTGGGCATACTCACCGCAATATTTGCAGCTTACCTTGGAATACTGATTTTCTTTGCCTATACAGGCTTTAAACAGACACAAAATGCTGATGACTACCTTGTGGCCGGCCGCAATGTTCATCCTTGGGTTATGGCTCTATCGTATGGTGCCGCTTTTATCAGTACGTCGGCCATCATTGGCTTTGGCGGCGTAGCCGGCATGTACGGCTTCAGCTTACTGTGGCTTGCTTTTTTAAATATTATCCTGGGTGTCTGGATTGCCTTTGCCTTTTTGGGAACGAAAATCCGCAAAATGTCTGCGCAGCTGGAGGTAGCCACTTTCCCCTCCCTGTTGGGCAGCCGTTATCAATCCCGTTTTATTACCGTTTTTGCCGGATTGATGATTTTTGTATTTATGCCGGCGTACACCAGCATTATTCTCATCGGCGGAGCCCGTTTTCTGCAGGAAGCATTTGTAATGAACTTTAACACCGCTTTACTAATTTTGGCGGTGATTGTGACCGTCTATGTTCTTACCGGCGGCCTGAAAGCGGTGATGTACACCGATGCATTTTGTGCCAGTGTTATGTTTTTGGGAATGATGGCCCTGCTCATCGGCACATATAATGCGGTGGGCGGCGTTGTTGCGGGACACCGGGGCCTGACCGCCTTAAATGACCTGGTGCCGGAAAGCCTTACGGCCATGGGCCATCAGGGGTGGACGGCCATGCCGCAGTTGGGTTCGCCGCTATGGTGGACAATTGTCAGCACCATTATTATGGGTGTGGGAATAGGCGTTTTGGCTCAACCGCAGTTGGCCATGCGTTTTATGACCGTTCGGGAGAACAAGTCCCTCTACCGGGCAGTGATGGTGGGCAGCGTCTTTATCTTTTTTCTGGTGGGTACCGTTTATATGGTGGGCCCGCTCAGTAATTTGTACTTTTATAATACCCAGGGTATCATTGCCGCCGATGTGGCCCAGGGCAATATTGATCTGATTATTCCTGCTTTTATCAGTTCCTTTATGCCGGAATGGTTTCTTTATCTGTTTACCCTCACCTTAATCTCTGCGGCCATTTCCACTTTAAGCGCCCTGATTCATGTGCAGGGAACCGCTTTTGGCCGTGACATTCTGGAAACAATGGGTGTACAGATGGGCAAAAAAGGCAAGTCGGCACGCCTGCCTCAGCTGGGAGTTATGACCGGCGTGGTGCTGGCCGTCACACTGGCTTATATTTTACCCGGCAGCATCATCGCCCGCGCCACAGCCTTCTGGTTTGGGATTTGTGCCGCAGGCTTTTTACCCACACTGGTAGGTGCTCTTTATTGGCAGAGAGGCACCCGGTTAGGTGCCATTGCCAGCATGGTTTCCGGCTTTAGCGTGAGCATATTCGGCTTTGTTTTTCTCCACATTGCCGAATCAGAGCCTTTTGGCATTGCCATGGCCCTGTTTGGCAGGCATGCACTGCTGCCCTACCCCTGGACCCATGTTGATCCACTGCTTTATGCACTACCTGTCTCCGCAGCCATGTACATCGGCGTCAGTTTGCTCACCGCTCCCCCCGCCAAAGAACACCTAAAGCGCTGCTTCTAA